A single Tenacibaculum sp. 190524A02b DNA region contains:
- a CDS encoding transglutaminase-like domain-containing protein has protein sequence MTYLNPSYYFDFEESNIQKLITNYQHLSDKEKAISIYTRVRDNWKYNPYAISFTKKNYKASIIAGKDSGNCVEKSILLIACLRALHIPARLHLGKVKNHLAVERLTEKFGSNELTPHGMVNVFLNNKWLKMSPAFNSSLCKKFNVLPLDFDGKNNSFLQQYNKNGSLFMEYTEDYGHFEDVPLDFMKENIKAHYPHIFDTNDTITEFKL, from the coding sequence ATGACCTATTTAAACCCTTCTTATTATTTTGATTTTGAAGAAAGCAACATTCAAAAACTCATTACTAACTACCAACACTTATCAGATAAAGAAAAAGCCATTAGTATTTATACTAGAGTCCGTGATAATTGGAAGTACAATCCGTATGCTATTAGTTTTACCAAAAAAAACTATAAAGCAAGCATCATTGCAGGTAAAGACTCTGGTAATTGTGTTGAAAAATCCATACTTCTAATTGCATGTCTTAGAGCCTTGCATATTCCTGCTCGATTACATTTAGGAAAAGTTAAAAATCATTTAGCTGTGGAAAGATTAACTGAAAAGTTTGGATCAAATGAATTAACACCTCACGGCATGGTTAACGTATTTTTAAACAATAAATGGTTAAAAATGTCTCCTGCCTTTAATAGCTCACTTTGTAAAAAATTCAATGTTTTACCTTTAGATTTTGACGGTAAAAACAACTCTTTTTTACAGCAGTACAATAAAAATGGTAGTTTGTTTATGGAGTATACGGAAGATTACGGACATTTTGAGGATGTGCCTTTAGACTTTATGAAAGAAAACATCAAGGCACATTATCCACATATTTTTGATACTAATGACACAATTACTGAATTTAAATTGTAA
- a CDS encoding 2-isopropylmalate synthase produces MPNDKVQIFDTTLRDGEQVPGCKLDTQQKLIIAERLDVLGVDIIEAGFPISSPGDFASVNEIAKLVKNASVCGLTRAVKKDIEVAGEALKVAKKPRIHTGIGTSDSHIKHKFNISREEVIERATKAVAYARNFVDDVQFFAEDAGRTDNAFLAKVCEEVIKAGATVLNIPDTTGYCLPEEYGAKIKYLKDNVKGIENVTISCHCHNDLGLATANSIAGAVNGARQIECTINGIGERAGNTALEEVAMILRQHSHLNLHTGIDAKLLYDTSLMVREKMGMLVQPNKAIVGANAFAHSSGIHQDGVIKNRETYEIIDPAEVGVTESAIVLTARSGRAALAYRAKKIGYELTKVQLDVAYKTFLQFADRQKEVIDEDIHVIMKQVSKISNIAIA; encoded by the coding sequence ATGCCAAATGATAAAGTCCAAATTTTCGATACTACATTAAGAGATGGAGAGCAAGTCCCTGGATGTAAACTAGACACACAACAAAAGTTAATAATTGCAGAAAGATTAGATGTTTTGGGAGTTGATATTATTGAGGCTGGTTTTCCAATATCAAGTCCAGGTGACTTTGCTTCGGTGAACGAAATTGCTAAATTGGTGAAAAATGCTTCGGTTTGTGGGTTAACAAGAGCCGTTAAAAAAGATATAGAGGTAGCAGGAGAGGCGCTCAAGGTAGCTAAAAAACCAAGAATACATACAGGAATAGGTACAAGTGATTCACATATAAAACATAAGTTCAATATTTCTAGAGAGGAAGTAATTGAAAGGGCTACTAAAGCAGTAGCTTATGCTAGAAACTTTGTAGATGATGTTCAGTTTTTTGCTGAAGATGCAGGAAGAACAGACAATGCTTTCTTAGCAAAGGTATGTGAAGAAGTAATAAAAGCAGGTGCTACAGTACTAAATATTCCTGATACTACGGGATATTGTTTACCAGAAGAGTATGGAGCTAAAATAAAGTACTTAAAAGATAATGTAAAAGGTATTGAAAATGTAACAATTTCATGTCATTGTCATAATGATTTAGGTTTAGCTACAGCAAATTCAATTGCAGGTGCAGTAAATGGTGCACGTCAAATAGAGTGTACAATTAATGGAATTGGAGAGCGTGCCGGAAATACAGCATTAGAGGAAGTAGCCATGATATTAAGGCAACACTCACATTTGAACTTACATACAGGTATTGATGCTAAATTATTGTACGATACAAGTTTAATGGTTCGAGAAAAAATGGGTATGTTAGTGCAGCCTAATAAAGCAATTGTAGGAGCTAATGCATTTGCGCATAGTTCAGGAATTCACCAAGATGGAGTAATAAAAAATAGGGAAACTTATGAAATTATTGATCCAGCAGAAGTTGGTGTAACTGAAAGTGCTATTGTTTTAACAGCAAGAAGTGGTAGAGCAGCTTTAGCATATAGAGCTAAAAAAATTGGTTATGAATTAACCAAAGTACAGTTAGATGTTGCTTACAAAACCTTTTTACAATTTGCAGATAGGCAAAAAGAAGTAATCGATGAAGATATTCACGTGATAATGAAACAAGTCAGTAAAATTTCAAATATAGCAATAGCCTAA
- a CDS encoding YafY family protein, whose protein sequence is MNRVDRLMSILLTLQSKKFVPAKTLASKYKLSERTIYRDLKALNEIGVPIYLEPNKGYSLMHGYFLPPLSFTIEEANSLVLLQSLASKFADQSVYKKSESALEKIKALLKNEDWKKNKDISSKIEVYIPENNENHTDHLLKIQTGISTKNILSITYTDNQDNETQREVEPIGLIFYTNQWHLIAWCCLRKAYRDFKVSKINHLILTSKEYTKEHSFTIQDYMKIF, encoded by the coding sequence ATGAATAGAGTTGATAGATTAATGAGTATTTTACTAACCCTACAATCTAAAAAATTTGTTCCTGCAAAAACACTTGCTAGTAAGTATAAATTAAGCGAACGAACTATTTACAGAGACTTGAAAGCTTTAAACGAAATTGGGGTTCCAATATATTTAGAACCTAATAAAGGTTATAGCCTTATGCATGGTTACTTCCTTCCTCCACTTTCTTTTACTATTGAAGAAGCAAACTCATTAGTACTATTACAATCCTTAGCTAGTAAGTTTGCCGACCAATCTGTCTATAAAAAATCAGAAAGTGCATTAGAGAAAATTAAAGCGCTATTAAAAAATGAAGATTGGAAAAAGAATAAAGACATCAGCTCTAAAATAGAAGTTTACATCCCTGAAAACAATGAAAATCACACTGATCATTTATTAAAAATACAAACAGGAATTTCTACTAAAAATATTTTAAGTATTACCTATACGGATAATCAAGACAATGAAACTCAAAGAGAAGTTGAACCTATCGGTTTAATTTTCTATACCAATCAATGGCACTTAATTGCTTGGTGTTGTTTAAGGAAAGCTTATAGAGATTTTAAAGTTTCAAAAATCAATCACCTAATACTTACCTCAAAAGAATACACTAAAGAGCACTCCTTTACTATTCAAGATTATATGAAGATTTTTTAG
- the leuC gene encoding 3-isopropylmalate dehydratase large subunit, with protein MGKTLFDKVWDAHVVDTVENGPQILYIDKHLIHEVTSPQAFKELEERNIPIARPDKIVATADHNTPTVDQHLPVKDELSRNQLEQLTKNCEKNGITLYGLGHKYNGIVHVMAPELGITQPGMTMVCGDSHTSTHGAFGTIAFGIGTSQVAQVFASQCLLLEKPKSLRVNVNGKLKKGVLPKDVILYVISKLGTNSGTGYFCEYAGNVFEEMSMEGRMTVCNMSIEMGARGGMIAPDETTFEYVKDREFAPKGEEFDKKVAYWKTLKTDENAVFDQEYSFNAEDIEPMLTYGTNPGMGIGISETIPKEDDDSFKKALKYMDFQKGESLIDKEVNYVFIGSCTNSRIEDFRVAADYVKGKQKAANVNAWLVPGSQQVAKQIQEEGLQTIFEEAGFQLRQPGCSACLAMNDDKIPEGEYCVSTSNRNFEGRQGQGARTILASPLMAAATAVEGKIIDFTKHLN; from the coding sequence ATGGGAAAAACACTATTTGATAAAGTGTGGGATGCACATGTGGTAGATACAGTAGAGAATGGCCCACAAATATTGTATATAGATAAACATTTAATTCATGAAGTAACAAGTCCGCAGGCGTTTAAGGAATTGGAAGAAAGAAATATTCCAATTGCACGACCAGATAAGATTGTTGCTACTGCAGATCATAATACGCCAACGGTAGATCAGCACTTACCAGTAAAAGACGAATTATCTAGAAACCAGTTGGAACAGTTAACAAAGAACTGTGAAAAAAATGGAATTACATTGTATGGTTTAGGGCATAAATATAATGGTATTGTGCATGTTATGGCACCTGAACTTGGAATTACACAACCAGGAATGACTATGGTTTGTGGAGATAGTCATACATCTACACACGGAGCTTTTGGAACAATTGCTTTTGGAATTGGAACAAGTCAAGTAGCACAAGTATTTGCAAGTCAGTGTTTACTATTAGAGAAGCCAAAAAGTTTACGAGTAAATGTTAATGGTAAACTGAAAAAGGGAGTTTTACCTAAAGATGTTATCTTATATGTTATCTCTAAGTTAGGAACCAATTCAGGAACAGGATATTTTTGTGAATACGCTGGAAACGTATTTGAAGAAATGTCTATGGAAGGAAGAATGACAGTGTGTAACATGAGTATTGAAATGGGAGCAAGAGGAGGAATGATTGCACCAGATGAAACTACTTTTGAGTATGTAAAAGATAGAGAATTTGCGCCTAAAGGAGAAGAGTTTGATAAGAAAGTAGCTTATTGGAAAACCTTAAAAACAGATGAAAATGCTGTTTTTGATCAGGAATATTCCTTTAATGCAGAAGATATTGAACCTATGTTGACGTATGGAACAAACCCAGGTATGGGAATAGGTATTTCTGAAACAATTCCTAAAGAAGATGATGATTCTTTTAAAAAGGCGTTGAAGTATATGGACTTTCAAAAAGGAGAGAGTTTAATAGATAAAGAAGTAAATTACGTTTTTATAGGTAGCTGTACTAATTCTAGAATAGAAGATTTTAGAGTAGCGGCAGATTATGTTAAAGGTAAGCAAAAAGCAGCTAATGTAAATGCATGGCTAGTACCAGGTTCACAACAAGTAGCTAAACAAATTCAAGAAGAAGGTTTACAAACTATATTTGAAGAAGCAGGATTTCAATTACGCCAACCAGGTTGTTCAGCTTGCTTAGCAATGAATGATGATAAAATACCTGAAGGAGAATATTGTGTATCAACTTCAAATAGAAACTTTGAAGGACGTCAAGGACAAGGAGCTAGAACTATTTTAGCAAGTCCACTAATGGCAGCAGCAACCGCTGTAGAAGGTAAAATTATTGACTTTACAAAACATTTGAATTAA
- the leuD gene encoding 3-isopropylmalate dehydratase small subunit — MEKFVKLVDTAVPLPTENIDTDQIIPARFLKATDKKGFGDNVFRDWRFHKNGDLNTDFVLNNLKYSGSILIAGDNFGCGSSREHAAWALSGYGFKVIVSSFFADIFKGNALNNGILPIQVSKEFLAKLMDIVTIDPTTRIMVNLEAQELRTPIGNVSFDIDAYKKVCLINGYDDIDFLVSKKEEIQAFELNNTI; from the coding sequence ATGGAGAAGTTTGTTAAACTAGTAGATACAGCAGTACCGTTACCAACAGAAAATATTGATACAGATCAAATTATTCCAGCACGTTTTTTAAAGGCTACGGATAAAAAAGGGTTTGGAGATAATGTTTTTAGAGATTGGCGCTTTCATAAAAATGGAGATTTAAATACAGACTTTGTTTTAAATAACTTAAAATATAGTGGAAGTATTTTAATTGCAGGAGATAACTTTGGGTGTGGATCAAGTAGAGAGCATGCTGCTTGGGCACTATCAGGATATGGATTTAAAGTTATTGTTAGTAGTTTTTTTGCTGATATTTTTAAAGGAAATGCCTTAAATAATGGTATATTACCTATCCAAGTTTCTAAAGAGTTTTTAGCTAAGCTTATGGATATAGTTACTATAGATCCAACGACAAGGATTATGGTCAACTTAGAAGCGCAAGAACTAAGAACTCCAATAGGAAATGTAAGTTTTGATATTGATGCTTATAAAAAAGTGTGTTTGATAAATGGATATGATGATATTGACTTTTTGGTAAGTAAAAAGGAAGAAATACAAGCGTTTGAATTAAATAATACAATATAA
- the thrA gene encoding bifunctional aspartate kinase/homoserine dehydrogenase I, protein MKVLKFGGSSVANSQNISKVVSIVAKTASKEKIAVVVSAFGKTTNKLIASANFAANNQTDYLELYNEVKEHHLQVIDTLVNTKQKSAVTVHVSKLFSQLKTLLEGCFLLQEITPKAMATISGFGELLSSYIISEVAKNNLDATYKDSRELIRTNNVFDKAVVNFKTTNQNCVNYFKQNQHQVTVLPGFIAKTESGLSTTLGRGGSDYTAAIYAAALGANELQIWTDVSGMFTANPSIVKQAFPIPEISYQEAMELSHFGAKVIYPPTIQPVLYKEIPIVIKNTFEPDNKGTLIANNIQSNSPVKGISHIENITLLTLEGSGMIGVSGVSKRMFETLSNQEINVVLITQASSEHSICVGIYDDDAEKAEKALNQAFEIEIERHKVNPVVIEQGLSILALVGDNMKNHQGLSGQMFSALGKNNVNIRAIAQGASQKNISAVIDSKDAKKGLNTLHEQFFEEKIKQLNLFVTGVGNVGERFLAQINQQSKYLKEHLKMSIRVVGIANSKKMAFDTSGIDLDNWNSVLSNGEPASLDSFFNKTKSLNLRNAVFVDNTANQKVSEVYEKYLRNNIAVVTCNKIACASQLENYKTLKQISRKYNAPFLFETNVGAGLPIIDTLKNLVASGDRVHKIQAVLSGSLNFVFNNFNASTTFHDVVTEAQNQGYTEPDPKIDLSGVDVARKILILARESGYELELSDIENNAFLPEKSLNTTNNNDFYTTLTEFEDDFQTLFKEANDKKCRLKYVAEFSNGKAKVGLQQIPTEHPFYNLEGSDNIVLFYTDRYPKQPLQIKGAGAGADVTASGIFADVIRTGNN, encoded by the coding sequence ATGAAAGTTTTAAAATTTGGAGGCTCATCTGTAGCTAACAGTCAAAACATAAGTAAAGTAGTTAGCATTGTAGCTAAAACTGCTTCAAAAGAAAAAATTGCCGTAGTGGTATCTGCTTTTGGTAAAACAACTAATAAACTTATTGCTTCAGCAAATTTTGCAGCTAATAATCAAACTGATTATTTAGAGCTATATAATGAAGTTAAAGAACACCACTTACAAGTAATAGACACCTTAGTAAATACTAAACAAAAATCAGCTGTAACTGTACATGTTAGCAAGCTATTTAGCCAGTTAAAAACTTTATTAGAAGGATGTTTCTTATTACAAGAAATCACACCAAAAGCAATGGCAACTATTAGTGGCTTTGGTGAATTACTTTCTTCTTATATTATCTCAGAAGTTGCAAAAAATAATTTAGATGCAACTTATAAAGACAGTAGGGAATTAATTAGAACTAATAATGTTTTTGATAAAGCTGTAGTCAACTTTAAAACTACAAATCAAAACTGTGTAAATTATTTTAAACAAAACCAACACCAAGTAACTGTTTTACCTGGGTTTATAGCTAAAACGGAAAGCGGTTTATCTACTACATTAGGAAGAGGCGGTTCTGACTATACAGCTGCTATTTACGCTGCAGCTCTAGGTGCTAATGAGTTACAAATATGGACAGATGTAAGCGGTATGTTTACAGCGAATCCTAGTATTGTAAAACAAGCTTTTCCTATACCAGAGATTTCATATCAAGAAGCTATGGAGTTATCTCATTTTGGAGCAAAAGTGATTTATCCTCCAACTATCCAACCTGTACTCTACAAGGAAATACCTATTGTAATAAAAAACACATTTGAACCAGATAACAAAGGGACTTTAATAGCTAATAATATACAGAGTAATAGTCCTGTAAAAGGAATCAGTCATATAGAAAATATTACTTTATTAACTTTAGAAGGAAGTGGTATGATTGGAGTTTCAGGTGTTTCAAAACGTATGTTTGAAACGCTATCCAATCAAGAAATAAATGTGGTGCTAATTACACAAGCCTCTTCTGAGCATTCTATTTGTGTAGGAATTTATGACGATGACGCAGAAAAAGCAGAAAAAGCATTAAACCAAGCTTTTGAAATTGAAATAGAACGCCACAAAGTAAATCCAGTTGTTATAGAACAAGGATTATCTATTCTTGCTCTAGTTGGAGATAACATGAAAAATCACCAAGGATTAAGTGGTCAAATGTTTAGTGCTTTAGGTAAAAATAATGTTAACATAAGAGCTATTGCACAAGGTGCATCACAAAAAAACATATCTGCTGTAATAGATAGTAAAGATGCTAAAAAAGGTTTAAATACTTTACATGAACAGTTTTTTGAAGAAAAAATTAAACAACTAAATTTATTTGTTACTGGAGTAGGAAATGTAGGCGAACGTTTTTTAGCTCAAATAAATCAACAAAGTAAATATTTAAAAGAGCATTTAAAAATGAGCATTAGAGTTGTAGGAATTGCTAACTCAAAAAAAATGGCTTTTGATACCTCTGGAATAGATTTAGATAATTGGAATTCTGTCCTTTCTAATGGAGAACCAGCTTCTTTAGATTCCTTTTTTAATAAAACGAAATCATTAAACTTACGTAACGCTGTTTTTGTAGATAATACAGCTAATCAAAAAGTCTCTGAAGTTTACGAAAAATATTTACGCAACAATATAGCAGTTGTTACTTGTAATAAAATAGCTTGCGCCTCTCAATTAGAAAACTATAAAACATTAAAACAAATATCACGTAAATACAATGCCCCATTTTTATTTGAAACTAATGTTGGTGCTGGATTACCTATTATAGACACGCTTAAAAACTTAGTTGCTTCTGGTGATAGAGTTCATAAAATACAAGCTGTTTTATCAGGAAGTTTAAACTTTGTTTTTAACAACTTTAATGCTTCCACTACTTTTCATGATGTAGTTACTGAAGCTCAAAATCAAGGATATACAGAACCAGACCCTAAAATTGATTTAAGCGGAGTAGATGTAGCTAGAAAAATATTAATTCTTGCTCGTGAAAGTGGTTATGAATTAGAGCTATCTGATATTGAAAATAATGCATTCTTGCCAGAAAAAAGCTTGAATACTACCAATAATAACGATTTTTATACTACACTTACTGAATTTGAGGATGATTTTCAAACACTATTTAAAGAAGCAAACGACAAAAAGTGTCGCTTAAAATATGTAGCCGAATTTTCTAATGGAAAAGCTAAGGTTGGGTTACAACAAATCCCAACTGAACATCCTTTTTATAATTTAGAAGGAAGCGACAATATTGTGCTATTCTACACAGATAGATACCCTAAACAACCTTTGCAAATTAAAGGAGCTGGTGCTGGTGCAGACGTAACTGCTTCAGGTATTTTTGCTGATGTTATTAGAACTGGAAATAATTAA
- a CDS encoding homoserine kinase, whose protein sequence is MNSIKIFAPATVANVSCGFDSMGFAVETKGDEMTFTKTNKKGVTITSITGAEGLTLDPTKNAAGVVALAMLTKHPCDFGIAITMHKGFAPGSGLGSSAASSAGAAFGVNQLLGQPFSNTELTKFAMLGEEAACGTPIADNVSAAIFGGFVLIRNYHPLDIIRLPVPEELRLVAIHPQIEVKTKDARDVLPKDVPLKSAITQWANVGGLISGLYTNDYNLISNSLTDVIVEPARKHLIPHFDTVKNEAIKAGALGAGISGAGPTIFALCQGDAVAQKVHNAIENAYSNTGIEYYVFQSKVNTKGIQILETT, encoded by the coding sequence ATGAATTCAATAAAAATATTTGCTCCTGCAACTGTAGCCAATGTTTCCTGTGGATTTGATTCTATGGGGTTCGCTGTAGAAACCAAAGGAGATGAAATGACCTTTACCAAAACAAATAAAAAAGGGGTAACCATAACTAGTATTACTGGTGCTGAAGGATTAACATTAGATCCTACCAAAAATGCTGCTGGTGTAGTTGCTTTAGCAATGTTAACTAAACACCCTTGTGATTTTGGTATTGCAATTACCATGCACAAAGGCTTTGCTCCTGGTAGTGGTCTGGGAAGTAGTGCAGCAAGCTCAGCTGGAGCTGCCTTTGGTGTAAATCAATTACTAGGTCAACCTTTTTCTAATACTGAACTTACTAAGTTTGCTATGCTAGGGGAAGAAGCTGCCTGTGGTACTCCTATTGCCGATAATGTTTCTGCTGCTATTTTTGGAGGCTTTGTTTTAATTAGAAATTATCACCCTTTAGATATTATACGTCTACCTGTTCCTGAAGAACTTAGATTAGTTGCAATTCACCCACAAATCGAAGTAAAAACCAAAGACGCTCGTGATGTATTACCTAAAGATGTTCCGCTTAAAAGTGCAATTACACAGTGGGCTAATGTAGGTGGGTTAATTAGTGGCTTATATACTAATGATTATAATTTAATTAGTAATTCCTTAACAGATGTAATTGTTGAGCCTGCTAGAAAGCATTTAATTCCTCATTTTGATACTGTTAAAAATGAAGCCATTAAAGCTGGAGCTTTAGGTGCTGGAATTTCTGGAGCAGGTCCTACAATCTTTGCTTTATGCCAAGGTGATGCTGTTGCTCAAAAAGTACATAACGCTATAGAAAATGCCTATTCAAATACAGGAATTGAATACTATGTATTCCAATCTAAAGTAAACACAAAAGGAATACAAATTTTAGAAACAACATAA
- the leuB gene encoding 3-isopropylmalate dehydrogenase, with amino-acid sequence MKVNITVIPGDGIGPEVTAQAKKALNAVADVFDHTFLYKEASMGACAIDATGNPLPDETVELCKSSDAVLFGAIGDPKYDNDPTAKVRPEQGLLRLRKELGLFCNVRPVKAYDKLIENSPLKRDRIQGTDISIYRELTGGIYFGKKELSEDGQVASDGCTYSVEEIERIAHLAFKTAQTRRKKLTLVDKANVLETSRLWRKTVTALASQYEDVALDFLFVDNAAMQLILNPKQFDVILTENLFGDIISDEASVIGGSIGLLASASVGKENALFEPIHGSFPQAKGKDIANPLASILSAAMLLQHLGLHEEAAAIERAVQKSLDLGVTTEDINPENPFSTSKVGDFIEDYIQNEDDSDVNFKNLHMGQSTII; translated from the coding sequence ATGAAAGTAAATATTACAGTTATACCAGGAGATGGAATTGGACCAGAAGTTACGGCACAAGCAAAGAAAGCATTAAATGCTGTAGCAGATGTTTTTGATCATACTTTTTTATATAAAGAAGCCTCAATGGGAGCTTGTGCAATTGATGCAACTGGTAATCCATTACCAGATGAAACCGTTGAGTTGTGTAAAAGTTCTGATGCCGTTTTATTTGGTGCAATTGGAGATCCCAAATATGATAATGATCCAACAGCAAAAGTTCGTCCAGAACAAGGATTATTACGTTTACGTAAGGAGTTAGGATTGTTTTGTAATGTACGTCCAGTAAAAGCTTACGACAAGTTAATAGAGAACTCTCCGCTTAAAAGAGATCGTATTCAGGGAACGGATATTAGTATTTATAGAGAGTTAACTGGAGGTATCTATTTTGGTAAAAAAGAGTTAAGTGAAGATGGTCAAGTAGCTTCTGATGGTTGTACATATTCTGTAGAAGAAATAGAAAGAATAGCACATTTAGCTTTTAAAACAGCGCAAACTAGACGTAAGAAATTAACGTTAGTAGATAAAGCAAATGTTTTAGAAACTTCTAGATTATGGAGAAAAACAGTAACAGCTTTAGCTAGCCAATATGAAGATGTAGCATTAGACTTCTTATTTGTAGATAATGCAGCAATGCAGTTAATTTTAAATCCAAAACAGTTTGATGTAATTCTTACAGAAAATTTATTTGGAGATATTATTTCAGATGAAGCAAGTGTAATTGGTGGATCAATAGGATTGTTAGCTTCTGCTTCTGTAGGGAAAGAAAATGCCTTGTTTGAGCCAATTCATGGTTCTTTTCCACAAGCAAAAGGAAAGGATATAGCTAACCCTTTAGCTTCAATTTTATCAGCAGCTATGTTGTTACAACATTTAGGTTTGCATGAAGAAGCAGCTGCTATTGAAAGAGCAGTACAAAAATCGTTAGATTTAGGAGTAACTACAGAAGATATTAATCCTGAAAATCCATTTTCAACTAGCAAAGTAGGAGATTTTATTGAAGACTATATCCAAAATGAAGATGATAGTGATGTTAACTTTAAAAACTTACATATGGGGCAAAGCACCATTATATAA